In a genomic window of Thermosynechococcus sp. CL-1:
- a CDS encoding CD225/dispanin family protein, translating to MNPSNENIPNYMVPAILSTICCCLPFGIVAIIFAAQVNSRLAVGDRAGALEASNKAKLFTWISVIAGLLGGALYAVLMVLSIMAEQGGM from the coding sequence ATGAACCCTTCAAATGAAAACATTCCTAACTACATGGTTCCAGCGATTCTGTCCACGATTTGCTGCTGTTTGCCTTTCGGTATTGTCGCTATTATTTTTGCTGCCCAAGTCAATTCAAGGTTAGCAGTCGGCGATCGCGCCGGGGCGTTGGAGGCCTCAAACAAGGCCAAGCTATTTACTTGGATTTCGGTGATTGCGGGATTGCTCGGTGGTGCCCTTTATGCGGTACTCATGGTGCTCTCAATCATGGCTGAGCAAGGGGGGATGTAG
- the nagA gene encoding N-acetylglucosamine-6-phosphate deacetylase, with product MSVYWLDRVRLLGSDRLQQVQLTNGKVTAIGTDLIPPDCSEVLDFGGDYLSLGGVDLQINGALGIPFPWLKTTEPLPKIGRYLWQEGIDAYAPTIVTAPLAEIHTALRVLHEYAPNAQESEAKILGVHLEGPFLNPQKRGAHPQQYLQPLTFEAVKQVLAEFSRSVCILTLAPELDATNQVLAYLRGLGITVSLGHSLATVEEAQAAFDAGATMITHAFNAMPPLHHREPGLLAAALTDQRVWCGVIGDGVHVHPQMLKVLWQCAGDRLFLVSDALAPLGLGDGVYPWDQRQIAVKNGTARLADGTLCGTTVPLLAMVGRLVDWGVCDFEAALTLATVNPRRAIGLTTELLQQPVTHLLRWRSPHHYERLPSELHPPLLSHD from the coding sequence ATGAGTGTTTATTGGCTCGATCGCGTGCGGCTTTTGGGGAGCGATCGCCTGCAACAGGTACAACTCACGAATGGCAAAGTGACGGCGATCGGCACTGACCTGATTCCCCCCGATTGCTCTGAGGTGCTGGACTTCGGCGGCGATTATCTCTCCCTTGGGGGCGTCGATCTGCAAATTAACGGTGCCTTGGGCATTCCCTTTCCTTGGTTAAAGACCACCGAACCACTGCCAAAAATTGGCCGCTATCTTTGGCAAGAGGGGATTGATGCCTACGCCCCGACGATTGTGACTGCTCCCCTCGCGGAAATTCACACTGCCTTGAGGGTGCTCCACGAATACGCGCCCAATGCGCAAGAGTCTGAAGCCAAAATCTTAGGTGTGCATTTGGAGGGGCCTTTCCTCAATCCCCAGAAGCGGGGTGCACACCCCCAGCAGTATCTGCAACCCTTGACTTTTGAAGCGGTTAAACAGGTTCTAGCAGAGTTTAGCCGCTCGGTCTGTATTCTTACCCTAGCACCGGAACTGGATGCCACTAATCAGGTTCTGGCCTACTTACGTGGCTTGGGAATTACCGTGAGTTTAGGTCACTCTTTAGCCACAGTGGAGGAAGCGCAGGCGGCTTTTGATGCCGGTGCCACAATGATCACCCATGCCTTTAATGCCATGCCCCCTCTGCATCATCGCGAGCCGGGACTGTTAGCAGCAGCCTTGACAGATCAGCGCGTTTGGTGTGGCGTGATTGGCGATGGGGTGCATGTTCATCCGCAAATGCTGAAGGTGTTGTGGCAGTGCGCGGGCGATCGCCTGTTTTTGGTGAGTGATGCCCTTGCTCCGCTGGGGTTAGGCGATGGGGTCTATCCTTGGGATCAGCGGCAGATTGCAGTGAAAAATGGTACGGCACGACTGGCTGATGGCACCCTCTGTGGCACCACTGTGCCGCTGTTGGCAATGGTGGGACGCCTAGTGGATTGGGGAGTTTGCGATTTTGAAGCAGCGTTGACCCTAGCAACGGTGAATCCTCGCCGCGCCATCGGTTTGACGACAGAACTCCTACAGCAGCCGGTGACCCATCTTCTGCGCTGGCGATCGCCCCACCACTATGAACGACTGCCCAGCGAGCTACATCCCCCCTTGCTCAGCCATGATTGA
- the recA gene encoding recombinase RecA: MSDTTLASEKRKALELAVSQIERNFGKGSIMRLGDATRMKVETISSGALTLDLALGGGLPKGRIIEIYGPESSGKTTLALHAVAAVQKAGGVAAFVDAEHALDPTYAAALGVDIENLLVAQPDTGETGLEIVDQLVRSTAVDIVVVDSVAALVPRAELEGEMGDSHVGLQARLMSQGLRKITGNIGKTGCTVIFLNQLRQKIGVTYGNPETTTGGTALKFYASVRLDIRRVQTLKKGTEEFGIRAKVKVAKNKVAPPFRIAEFDIIFGKGISNLGCILDMAEETGVISRKGAWYSYNGENLAQGRDNTIKYMEENPAFAQEVEQQVRQKLDQGVAVSANTVTHTHEEMADEE; this comes from the coding sequence ATGAGTGACACCACCCTTGCCTCCGAAAAACGCAAAGCCCTTGAGCTTGCCGTCTCCCAAATCGAACGCAACTTTGGTAAGGGCAGCATCATGCGCCTTGGGGATGCCACCCGCATGAAGGTGGAAACCATCTCTAGCGGTGCCCTCACCCTTGACCTTGCTTTGGGGGGTGGACTGCCGAAGGGGCGGATCATTGAAATTTATGGCCCTGAAAGTTCGGGGAAAACCACCTTGGCACTTCATGCGGTGGCCGCAGTCCAGAAAGCCGGTGGTGTAGCTGCCTTTGTCGATGCTGAACATGCCCTTGATCCCACCTATGCGGCTGCCCTCGGCGTGGACATTGAAAACCTACTGGTGGCTCAGCCAGACACTGGGGAAACGGGTCTAGAAATTGTTGATCAACTGGTGCGCTCGACAGCCGTAGATATTGTGGTGGTGGACTCCGTTGCGGCCTTGGTGCCCCGCGCTGAACTGGAAGGGGAAATGGGCGACAGCCATGTGGGGCTGCAAGCGCGCCTCATGAGCCAAGGCTTGCGCAAAATTACCGGTAATATTGGTAAAACAGGCTGCACCGTGATTTTCCTGAACCAATTGCGGCAAAAAATTGGTGTCACCTACGGTAACCCAGAAACGACGACGGGGGGAACCGCCCTCAAGTTCTATGCTTCAGTGCGCCTAGATATTCGGCGGGTGCAAACTCTGAAGAAGGGAACGGAGGAATTTGGGATTCGCGCCAAAGTCAAGGTGGCCAAAAACAAAGTGGCGCCACCCTTTCGCATTGCTGAGTTTGACATCATTTTTGGTAAGGGCATTTCCAATCTCGGCTGCATTCTTGATATGGCCGAGGAAACCGGTGTGATTAGCCGCAAAGGAGCTTGGTATTCCTACAACGGCGAAAATCTTGCCCAAGGCCGCGACAACACAATTAAATATATGGAGGAGAACCCTGCCTTTGCCCAAGAGGTCGAACAGCAGGTGCGGCAAAAGCTAGACCAAGGGGTAGCCGTCTCTGCCAATACGGTGACTCATACCCACGAGGAAATGGCTGACGAGGAATAG
- a CDS encoding DUF58 domain-containing protein, protein MKAPASYQFGRHRPRWVPTVRFYGLLLLGLLFPVLTSFLPAELWPIAEAVPQGKLREWLHHWPLGLGWLLMGLYDLVIFGLSLWDYIRIGRWQLTLDRACESRLSIGRQNPIRLRLHTRGEVSLNEQIWVELYDYVPAEFTGEIPYFALAASAQRTLELLYHVFPPRRGAFQWSGCDVRLRSSWGLAWRRWFAPVVTEVEVYPDLMGLRSLSIRLSLESSGSLRRRRYALGGTEFAELREYHLGDDLRLMDWKASARRGRPLVRAMEPERDQPLIILLDRGRLMTATVAGLKRFDWGLNAALALALTGLRRGDKVGLGIFDQQLHTWIAPQSGDSHLGQILSQVYRCEPILEESDYVGTVSAILGHYTRRALVVVLTEVIDEVASQELLAAMARLTPRFLPFCVALRDRYIETLAHRPFTGSVDQISSLYEQAVALDLLHQRQRAFAHLEQQGVLVLDAPADQMSEQLVDRYLLLKARGRL, encoded by the coding sequence ATGAAAGCACCTGCCAGTTATCAGTTTGGTCGCCATCGCCCCCGCTGGGTGCCCACGGTTCGCTTCTATGGCCTCTTGCTGCTGGGGCTTCTCTTTCCAGTGCTGACCAGCTTTCTGCCAGCAGAGCTATGGCCGATCGCCGAGGCGGTTCCCCAAGGGAAGTTGCGGGAATGGTTGCACCACTGGCCTCTGGGGCTGGGATGGCTCCTGATGGGACTGTACGATCTGGTCATTTTCGGCCTGTCCCTGTGGGACTATATCCGCATCGGTCGCTGGCAACTGACCCTCGATCGCGCCTGTGAGTCACGGCTCTCCATTGGTCGGCAAAACCCGATTCGCCTCAGGCTGCACACCCGTGGTGAGGTTTCCTTGAATGAGCAGATCTGGGTTGAACTCTACGACTATGTGCCTGCTGAGTTTACGGGTGAAATCCCCTACTTTGCCTTGGCGGCCTCAGCCCAGAGGACGTTGGAATTGCTCTACCATGTGTTTCCACCGCGACGGGGTGCCTTTCAATGGTCAGGCTGCGATGTGCGGCTGCGCAGTTCTTGGGGCTTGGCGTGGCGACGCTGGTTTGCACCCGTTGTGACTGAGGTGGAAGTCTATCCCGATTTGATGGGCTTGCGATCGCTCTCGATTCGCCTCAGTTTAGAATCCAGTGGCAGCTTGCGGCGGCGACGCTATGCCTTGGGGGGCACCGAGTTTGCCGAATTGCGGGAGTACCATCTGGGGGATGATCTGCGCCTCATGGACTGGAAAGCGAGTGCCCGCCGCGGACGGCCTCTTGTGCGCGCCATGGAGCCCGAACGGGATCAACCCCTGATCATTCTGCTGGATCGAGGCCGCTTGATGACCGCTACTGTCGCTGGTTTGAAACGCTTTGACTGGGGCTTAAACGCGGCATTGGCACTGGCGCTGACGGGCTTGCGACGGGGGGATAAGGTGGGCTTGGGGATTTTTGATCAGCAACTGCACACGTGGATTGCGCCTCAAAGTGGCGATTCCCATCTGGGGCAGATTCTAAGTCAGGTGTATCGCTGTGAACCCATTCTCGAAGAATCCGACTATGTGGGCACCGTCAGCGCGATCTTGGGACACTATACCCGCCGTGCCCTTGTGGTGGTTCTCACAGAGGTCATTGATGAAGTGGCTTCCCAAGAACTCCTCGCAGCCATGGCTCGCCTCACGCCGCGTTTTCTACCCTTCTGCGTTGCTTTGCGCGATCGCTACATTGAAACCCTTGCCCACCGCCCCTTCACAGGCTCCGTAGATCAAATTTCCAGCCTCTACGAGCAAGCCGTTGCCCTCGATCTTCTGCATCAGCGCCAGCGCGCCTTTGCCCATCTGGAGCAACAGGGGGTTCTGGTTCTTGACGCGCCTGCGGATCAAATGAGTGAGCAACTGGTGGATCGCTATTTGCTGCTAAAAGCCCGTGGTCGCCTCTAG
- a CDS encoding GNAT family N-acetyltransferase, whose translation MIEIRAAEITDLPSVAQLVALSFHPGGGWQALWRRFVQLGMEQDLRDRWQRERPHYHCWLAVLSTGQSALCVGSVEMQLREIKGESKPYLSNLAVHPDYRRRGIGRRLLHTVEGSLCSAYCDLYLHVLAHNQAAQQLYARCGFAVVEEGFTFWGERKLLLRKSLAGDRPYSSSAISSWV comes from the coding sequence ATGATTGAGATTCGTGCGGCAGAGATTACCGACCTGCCCAGTGTGGCTCAACTCGTGGCACTGAGTTTTCACCCAGGGGGAGGGTGGCAAGCCCTTTGGCGCCGTTTTGTGCAGTTGGGGATGGAGCAGGATTTGCGCGATCGCTGGCAGCGCGAGCGTCCCCACTACCACTGTTGGCTAGCCGTCCTATCCACAGGTCAATCTGCTCTATGTGTGGGGAGTGTGGAAATGCAGCTCCGTGAGATCAAGGGTGAATCCAAACCTTATCTCTCCAATTTGGCGGTGCATCCGGACTACCGGCGGCGTGGCATTGGTCGGCGGCTATTACACACTGTTGAGGGCAGCCTTTGCTCCGCCTATTGCGATCTCTATCTGCACGTCCTTGCTCACAATCAAGCGGCGCAGCAGTTATACGCCCGCTGTGGCTTTGCAGTCGTTGAGGAAGGCTTCACCTTTTGGGGAGAGCGGAAATTGCTCCTACGGAAGTCCCTCGCGGGCGATCGCCCCTATTCCTCGTCAGCCATTTCCTCGTGGGTATGA
- a CDS encoding CHAT domain-containing tetratricopeptide repeat protein, giving the protein MRRMSGHRCCFALLLAIATTTGFYQRGLAQNEAQQLRDIMQRLDALQQRYSAAVSELDVIRKTSFGGDSNHVIVLTNQIEQLQKQGNYGAAVAPSRELVAIAERVLGSNHPTVAATLNNLAVTYKELGNFSEAIPLYQRSLAIREQALGANHPDVATSLNNLANLYTDQGNYGEALPLYQRALAIREQALGKNHPDVGLSVHNLAVMYHLQGSLTTALPLYQRSLGLLEPALGAEHPLVATVLNNLAELYRAQSNYGAALPLYQRSLAIREKVLGTDHPDVATSLNNLAELYRVQGNYGAALPLYQRSIALRQRTLGGEHPYLALSLANLAKAYWAQGMINEALTALNRALEIEEVNLSRNLVVGSEEYKRNYLATFQDSTNTAISFHLQGNPQNPAVANLALTTILRRKGRLLDVLAATASRLRNQLDASGQQQLDELIRVRTQIASLTFVRDRPPPASQISQLEQRANQLEAQLVSQNVSFRLDVTPVTLSAVQQAIPANAVLLEFIQYVPYNPKANRWEAPRYALYALKNRGAPQWRDLGTVADLDTVIKAARQRMADPRLPATVTKPSLKAAYERLLAPLEPFLAGSTHLLVAPDGQLNTLSFEALVDRQDRYLVQSYTITLLTSGRDLLRLQQRVKPANPPLVVGNPTFSQGSGRAVASSQRGVNPRSLDLRSLTFTELPGTATEVKTVSTLLPQAQILTGSSATETAIKQTQRPRVLHLATHGFFLESPPLSPQVLQHTRGLNANTPFRGENPLLRSGLALAGFNQRQSGVDDGVLTAFEVTGINLDGTELVVMSACDTGRGDILNGDGVYGLRRAFTLAGARTQVSSLWKVDDTTTQQLMVAFYQNLAAGKGRSEALRQAQLQLMNDPSKQIPYFWAAFVSSGEWRPLP; this is encoded by the coding sequence ATGAGACGGATGTCGGGTCATCGGTGTTGTTTTGCGCTTCTGTTGGCGATCGCCACAACCACAGGATTTTACCAGCGGGGACTCGCACAAAATGAAGCCCAACAGTTGCGCGATATTATGCAGCGGTTGGATGCCCTACAACAGCGCTATAGTGCCGCCGTCAGTGAACTAGACGTGATTCGCAAAACCTCTTTTGGCGGCGATAGTAATCATGTCATTGTCCTCACAAATCAGATTGAGCAGTTGCAAAAACAGGGGAATTATGGCGCAGCAGTGGCACCCTCGCGGGAATTGGTGGCGATCGCTGAGCGGGTTTTAGGCTCTAATCATCCCACGGTTGCCGCAACTTTGAATAACCTTGCTGTCACCTACAAGGAACTGGGCAACTTTAGTGAGGCGATTCCCCTCTATCAGCGCAGCTTAGCCATCCGTGAACAAGCCCTTGGCGCCAATCATCCCGATGTTGCCACCAGCCTCAATAACCTCGCCAACCTCTACACCGATCAAGGCAACTACGGTGAGGCCCTGCCTCTCTATCAACGCGCCCTTGCCATCCGTGAACAAGCCCTAGGCAAAAACCATCCCGATGTGGGCTTGAGTGTGCACAACTTGGCAGTGATGTACCATTTGCAGGGCAGCCTAACCACAGCCTTGCCCCTCTACCAGCGCAGTCTGGGTCTCCTCGAACCCGCCTTAGGGGCAGAACATCCCTTGGTGGCAACGGTGTTGAATAACCTTGCCGAACTCTATCGTGCTCAGAGCAATTATGGCGCGGCACTACCCCTTTACCAACGCAGTTTGGCGATCCGTGAAAAGGTACTGGGGACAGATCACCCCGATGTTGCCACTAGCCTCAACAACTTGGCTGAACTCTATCGGGTACAGGGGAATTATGGGGCGGCGCTTCCCCTCTATCAACGCAGTATTGCCCTGCGGCAGCGTACCCTCGGTGGCGAGCATCCCTATTTGGCGCTAAGTCTTGCCAATTTAGCAAAAGCCTACTGGGCGCAGGGAATGATCAACGAGGCCTTAACCGCTCTCAACCGCGCCCTTGAGATTGAAGAGGTCAACCTCAGCCGCAACCTCGTGGTTGGTTCCGAGGAATACAAGCGCAACTATCTGGCCACGTTTCAGGACTCCACCAACACCGCCATTTCCTTCCATTTACAGGGGAATCCCCAGAATCCAGCAGTAGCCAACCTCGCCTTGACTACCATTTTGCGCCGTAAAGGTCGGTTGTTGGATGTTTTAGCGGCAACAGCCAGTCGCCTGCGCAATCAACTGGATGCCTCGGGGCAGCAGCAACTGGATGAATTAATTCGTGTGCGAACACAGATTGCTAGCCTCACCTTTGTACGCGATCGCCCACCGCCGGCCAGCCAAATTAGCCAACTCGAACAGCGTGCCAACCAACTGGAAGCGCAACTGGTGAGCCAAAATGTCAGCTTCCGTTTAGACGTTACCCCCGTCACCCTCAGTGCGGTGCAGCAAGCGATTCCCGCCAATGCTGTGCTGTTGGAGTTTATCCAGTATGTGCCCTACAACCCGAAAGCCAACCGCTGGGAAGCCCCCCGCTACGCCCTCTATGCCCTGAAAAATAGGGGTGCTCCCCAATGGCGTGACTTGGGTACCGTCGCTGATCTCGATACGGTCATTAAGGCAGCACGCCAGCGGATGGCGGATCCAAGATTGCCCGCTACGGTAACGAAGCCCTCTTTGAAGGCGGCCTATGAGCGCCTCTTGGCTCCTCTGGAACCCTTCCTAGCGGGCAGTACCCATCTGCTGGTGGCTCCCGACGGTCAGCTCAATACTCTCTCCTTTGAGGCCTTGGTGGATCGGCAGGATCGCTATCTGGTGCAGTCCTATACGATCACGCTGCTCACCTCAGGACGCGACTTGCTGCGGCTGCAACAGCGGGTTAAACCCGCCAATCCCCCCTTGGTGGTGGGTAATCCCACGTTTAGTCAAGGGAGTGGTCGTGCTGTGGCAAGTAGTCAGCGGGGAGTGAACCCGCGATCGCTGGATTTGCGCAGCCTGACATTTACGGAGTTACCCGGAACCGCCACGGAGGTGAAAACCGTAAGCACGCTCTTGCCCCAAGCGCAGATCCTCACGGGCAGCAGTGCCACCGAAACTGCCATCAAACAAACGCAGCGGCCGCGGGTACTTCACCTCGCCACCCATGGATTTTTCCTAGAGAGTCCGCCGCTATCTCCCCAAGTCCTGCAACATACCCGTGGTCTCAATGCCAATACTCCCTTTAGGGGGGAAAATCCACTGTTGCGCTCCGGCTTGGCCTTGGCGGGTTTCAATCAACGGCAGAGTGGGGTGGATGATGGCGTGTTAACGGCTTTTGAAGTCACCGGCATTAACCTTGATGGTACCGAGTTAGTGGTGATGTCCGCCTGTGATACGGGGCGCGGCGATATTCTCAATGGCGATGGTGTCTATGGCTTGCGGCGAGCCTTTACCTTGGCGGGGGCGCGTACCCAAGTGAGTTCCCTCTGGAAGGTGGATGACACCACGACCCAACAACTGATGGTTGCCTTTTATCAAAATCTAGCGGCTGGCAAGGGACGCAGTGAGGCTCTACGGCAAGCGCAGTTGCAGTTAATGAATGACCCCAGTAAGCAAATTCCCTATTTTTGGGCTGCCTTTGTTAGCAGTGGTGAGTGGCGCCCGCTGCCCTAA
- a CDS encoding DUF58 domain-containing protein, producing MAKLRRLSQFLEERWVTPAYAGLLLLGMNLFLFAAAINSMAGWLYVITGIIFGLLLVAAILPPRYLRGLVLERAKVAPVHAGDRLRLTVFLTNATQTPRHNLQVIDPVPRDLWSATQRKCPQQAIAELPPQQTIPWHYDLIPPRRGIYEWSQLILRTAAPLGLFWCQRSFPVPQQVVVYPQVLQLQQCPLLDQLGQEISQEWRDRQHHLHVAQEGITRALRPYRWGDPLRLVHWRTSARYGELRVREFDTFSGGNAVTIALDTRPHWIGEDFEQAVIAAASLYLYSLQQQIPVQFWSPATGMLHGQPTVLRALAAIAPSDTDAEYPIDSLVWLTSQWPSPEPLPPGSITVLWGEPPSRRQGALLWIDRDRPLGSQLQTPVSYPLS from the coding sequence ATGGCCAAGCTGCGCCGCCTCAGTCAGTTTTTAGAGGAACGCTGGGTGACCCCCGCCTACGCGGGACTGCTGCTATTGGGCATGAATCTCTTTCTTTTTGCGGCAGCCATTAATTCGATGGCGGGTTGGCTGTACGTGATTACGGGGATCATTTTTGGTCTGCTCTTGGTGGCGGCGATTCTACCGCCGCGCTATTTGCGGGGATTGGTGCTGGAGCGAGCCAAGGTGGCGCCAGTTCATGCGGGCGATCGCCTACGCCTGACCGTCTTTCTGACCAATGCCACCCAAACGCCTCGCCACAATTTGCAAGTGATTGACCCCGTTCCCCGTGATCTATGGTCAGCCACCCAGAGAAAATGTCCCCAACAGGCAATCGCGGAACTGCCACCGCAGCAAACCATTCCTTGGCACTACGATCTGATCCCACCCCGTCGGGGCATTTATGAGTGGTCGCAGCTAATCCTCCGCACCGCTGCCCCCTTGGGCCTCTTTTGGTGTCAGCGCTCATTTCCCGTACCGCAGCAGGTGGTGGTTTATCCGCAAGTTCTGCAATTACAACAGTGTCCTTTGCTGGATCAACTGGGGCAAGAGATTTCCCAAGAGTGGCGCGATCGCCAGCATCATCTTCACGTTGCCCAAGAGGGCATCACCCGTGCCTTACGTCCCTACCGCTGGGGTGATCCTTTGCGTTTAGTCCATTGGCGCACCAGTGCTCGCTATGGCGAACTGCGGGTACGCGAGTTTGACACCTTTAGCGGTGGGAATGCGGTGACCATTGCCTTGGATACCCGTCCCCATTGGATTGGGGAGGACTTTGAGCAGGCGGTGATTGCGGCGGCTAGCCTCTACCTTTACAGTTTGCAACAGCAAATTCCTGTCCAGTTTTGGAGTCCCGCCACGGGGATGCTCCACGGTCAGCCAACGGTACTGCGGGCCCTAGCAGCGATCGCCCCCAGCGACACCGATGCTGAGTATCCCATCGATTCCCTTGTCTGGCTCACCAGTCAATGGCCTAGCCCTGAACCTTTGCCCCCCGGCAGTATCACTGTGCTCTGGGGAGAGCCACCCTCACGGCGGCAAGGGGCACTTCTGTGGATTGATCGCGATCGCCCCCTCGGCAGCCAATTACAAACCCCTGTCAGCTACCCCCTGTCTTAG
- a CDS encoding MoxR family ATPase: MKELFHRLQQRLNEIVVGQGAIAQGLVVALLAEGHVTLEGVPGTAKTLLVKLLARLIAAEFRRIQLTPDVLPADILGTSIFDFNSRTFRLRKGPIFTQVLLADEINRTPPKTQAALLEAMEERQVTLDGTTLPLSGLFWTVATQNPLEFEGTYPLPEAQLDRFLFKLVVPYPEPTSERQMLENALGGFEARDLDQLNLEPLITVEQVLAARQQVRQVHVAPAVLEYLLALVQASRQHPELLLGASPRAAVGWLRATQAQAWLEDRAYVTPEDVKAIATPLLQHRLILKPEAQLDGTTLPQVIQGILAKVAVPR, encoded by the coding sequence GTGAAAGAGCTTTTTCATCGCCTGCAGCAGCGTCTCAATGAGATTGTTGTCGGTCAAGGGGCGATCGCCCAAGGGTTGGTTGTGGCGCTCCTCGCCGAAGGCCATGTCACCCTTGAGGGGGTGCCAGGAACCGCTAAAACTCTCCTTGTGAAGCTCCTCGCTCGCCTGATTGCAGCGGAATTTCGCCGTATCCAACTCACTCCCGATGTCCTCCCCGCCGATATTCTCGGTACGAGTATCTTTGACTTTAACAGTCGCACATTTCGCCTGCGCAAGGGGCCAATTTTTACCCAAGTGCTGCTGGCGGATGAAATTAACCGCACACCGCCTAAGACCCAAGCGGCTCTCCTCGAAGCCATGGAAGAACGGCAGGTAACCCTTGACGGCACCACTCTGCCCCTCTCGGGTTTATTTTGGACAGTGGCCACCCAAAACCCCTTGGAATTTGAAGGGACGTATCCCTTGCCCGAAGCCCAACTGGATCGCTTCCTATTTAAGCTAGTCGTTCCCTACCCAGAGCCAACCTCAGAACGGCAAATGCTTGAAAATGCCCTTGGGGGCTTTGAGGCGCGGGATCTCGATCAACTCAATTTGGAGCCGTTGATTACCGTTGAGCAAGTTTTGGCAGCACGGCAGCAAGTGCGGCAAGTCCATGTGGCGCCTGCGGTGCTGGAGTATCTGTTGGCCTTGGTGCAGGCCAGTCGTCAACATCCTGAACTGCTGTTGGGGGCTTCCCCACGAGCGGCAGTGGGCTGGTTACGCGCCACCCAAGCCCAAGCGTGGTTAGAGGATCGCGCCTATGTTACCCCTGAGGATGTGAAGGCGATCGCCACCCCGCTACTGCAACACCGCTTAATCCTCAAGCCCGAAGCCCAGTTAGACGGCACCACGCTGCCCCAAGTGATCCAAGGTATTCTCGCGAAAGTTGCTGTTCCTCGATGA
- a CDS encoding co-chaperone YbbN produces MDKLFLILRHQIAANGCCKTAADCYHDPKTKRDNNVKGIQQFNIEGFQRQIRSAPVPVIVHFWAPWCGLCRLIDPLLDQLEQSLPHRLQILRINADENFALSRHFQLTSLPTLLFFDRGELVQRFDPALVKGDFRQALQQLLAYSFPSLLPAESHRS; encoded by the coding sequence TTGGATAAACTATTTTTGATCCTACGGCATCAGATCGCCGCAAATGGCTGCTGCAAAACCGCCGCTGACTGCTACCATGATCCCAAGACAAAACGAGATAACAACGTGAAGGGCATTCAGCAATTTAATATTGAAGGATTCCAGCGGCAAATTCGCAGTGCCCCCGTGCCTGTGATCGTGCATTTTTGGGCCCCTTGGTGTGGCCTGTGCCGCCTCATTGATCCCCTGCTGGATCAACTGGAGCAGTCACTGCCGCACCGGCTGCAAATTCTCAGGATCAATGCTGATGAAAACTTTGCCCTCAGTCGTCACTTCCAACTGACGAGCCTGCCAACCCTTCTTTTTTTCGATCGCGGCGAATTGGTGCAGCGGTTTGATCCCGCCCTTGTCAAGGGGGACTTTCGTCAAGCCTTGCAGCAACTGCTTGCCTACTCCTTTCCTAGCCTCTTGCCCGCTGAGTCCCACCGCTCCTAA
- a CDS encoding tetratricopeptide repeat protein, with translation MLARLTLSLGLVLLSGSLATAQVVLPRTLELNAKEMEQNGFIVAQEALQLAQFRQFQEALVRAKLAVQLAPQAHEIWALLGGLYLTVNQPKDAVPALEQSLKLNDKNPGAYFNLGSAHFRLGHYGASVRAIEQGLALKPDATEEWFNLGNAYLKLGQKDRAIEQYRRSLRLDRQFWPAYTNIGLVLYEQGNIRQAAKNWEQAADIDPKASEPKLALATALLQLGNEARALQLAEEALRLDSRYGTVEFQRENLWGDRLVADTQTLLAKPPLRALLSQLQPEQSVLPQP, from the coding sequence ATGCTTGCCCGTTTAACCCTGAGTCTGGGTCTTGTTCTCCTGAGTGGCAGTCTGGCAACGGCACAGGTGGTGTTACCGCGCACCCTTGAACTCAATGCCAAGGAGATGGAGCAAAATGGCTTTATTGTGGCCCAAGAAGCCCTACAACTGGCACAGTTTCGGCAATTTCAAGAGGCGTTGGTGCGAGCCAAGCTAGCAGTGCAGTTGGCACCCCAAGCCCACGAAATTTGGGCATTACTGGGGGGACTCTACCTCACGGTCAATCAACCCAAGGATGCAGTGCCAGCCCTAGAGCAGTCTTTGAAACTCAATGATAAAAATCCGGGGGCTTATTTCAACTTAGGCTCTGCCCATTTTCGCCTAGGGCACTATGGAGCCTCAGTGCGGGCGATCGAGCAGGGATTGGCACTGAAACCCGATGCCACAGAGGAATGGTTCAACCTTGGCAATGCCTATCTCAAATTGGGACAAAAGGATCGGGCAATCGAGCAATACCGCCGCTCATTGCGCTTGGATCGTCAGTTTTGGCCAGCCTATACCAACATTGGTCTCGTGCTCTATGAACAAGGCAATATCCGCCAAGCAGCCAAGAACTGGGAACAGGCAGCAGACATTGACCCCAAAGCCAGTGAGCCGAAACTTGCTTTGGCCACAGCCCTGTTGCAACTGGGAAATGAAGCAAGAGCACTACAACTGGCGGAAGAAGCCCTGCGCCTCGATAGCCGCTATGGCACGGTGGAGTTTCAACGGGAAAACCTCTGGGGCGATCGCCTAGTGGCCGATACGCAAACCCTATTGGCCAAGCCCCCTCTGCGGGCACTGCTGAGCCAACTCCAACCTGAGCAATCTGTCCTTCCTCAGCCCTAG